From a single Enterobacteriaceae endosymbiont of Donacia bicoloricornis genomic region:
- a CDS encoding Fe-Mn family superoxide dismutase — MTYKLPNLLYKYSDLEPFFDTKTMEIHHKKHHQNYINNTNLILQENNIENIKINKLISNLNKLSIPSSQRIFLRNNAGGHANHSFFWKILKKNIQPNSIILNILKNEFGNLINFKKEFEKKALNFFGSGWIWLIKKKNMLKIITTINQDNPLMDDNTSTSLPIIGLDLWEHAYYLKYQNQKNLYLNAFWNVLNWDKVTQLFLNK, encoded by the coding sequence ATGACTTATAAACTACCTAATTTGTTATATAAATATTCAGATTTAGAACCATTTTTTGATACAAAAACAATGGAAATACATCATAAAAAACATCATCAAAATTATATTAATAATACAAATTTAATACTACAAGAAAATAATATAGAAAATATTAAAATTAATAAATTAATTTCCAATTTAAATAAATTATCAATTCCTTCTTCACAAAGAATATTTTTACGTAATAATGCAGGAGGACATGCTAATCATAGTTTTTTTTGGAAAATTTTAAAAAAAAATATTCAACCAAATAGTATTATTTTAAATATTTTAAAAAATGAATTTGGTAATTTAATAAATTTTAAAAAAGAATTTGAAAAAAAAGCTTTAAATTTTTTTGGATCTGGATGGATTTGGTTAATAAAAAAAAAAAATATGTTAAAAATAATTACAACAATAAATCAAGATAATCCATTAATGGATGATAATACATCAACAAGTTTACCTATTATAGGATTAGATTTATGGGAACATGCATATTATTTAAAATATCAAAATCAAAAAAATTTATATCTTAATGCTTTTTGGAATGTTTTAAATTGGGATAAAGTTACACAATTATTTTTAAATAAATAA
- the aroE gene encoding shikimate dehydrogenase — translation MNIFAVLGNPVKHSKSPIIHQLFAKQTGILHNYKKICIPLNNFYKSFFHFFKNGGIGANITVPFKKKAYKLCDFVTKRAKYSGVVNTIKIINSKKILGDNTDGIGLLKDLQNLKFINSKSNILLIGAGGAAQGIIYPLINFGCNITIINRTYQNTKKIVKFFKNIKNINYLKLEDLFIFYNKFRYNLIINATSSSIKGNIPNIPSNIIGPDVFCYDLFYNSNNTPFLKWCIINGAKKVSDGIGMLIEQAAHSFYLWHGIMPNTKLIIKKYKKYD, via the coding sequence ATGAACATTTTTGCGGTATTAGGTAATCCTGTTAAACATAGTAAATCTCCAATTATACATCAACTATTTGCAAAACAAACAGGAATATTACATAATTATAAAAAAATTTGTATTCCATTGAATAATTTTTATAAATCTTTTTTCCATTTTTTTAAAAATGGAGGGATAGGAGCAAATATTACAGTTCCATTTAAAAAAAAAGCATATAAGTTATGTGATTTTGTAACAAAAAGAGCTAAATATTCTGGTGTAGTAAATACAATAAAAATTATTAATTCAAAAAAAATTTTAGGTGATAATACTGATGGTATTGGTTTATTAAAAGATCTACAAAATTTAAAATTTATTAATTCTAAAAGTAATATTTTATTAATAGGTGCTGGCGGAGCTGCACAAGGAATTATATATCCGTTAATTAATTTTGGTTGTAATATTACAATTATTAATCGTACTTATCAAAATACTAAAAAAATTGTTAAATTTTTTAAAAATATAAAAAATATTAATTATCTAAAATTAGAAGATTTATTTATATTTTATAATAAATTTAGATATAATTTAATTATTAATGCTACATCTAGTAGTATTAAAGGAAATATTCCTAATATACCTTCTAATATTATTGGTCCTGATGTTTTTTGTTATGATCTTTTTTATAATTCTAATAATACACCATTTTTAAAATGGTGTATTATTAATGGAGCTAAAAAAGTATCAGATGGTATTGGCATGTTAATTGAACAAGCAGCACATTCTTTTTATTTATGGCATGGTATCATGCCCAATACTAAATTAATAATTAAAAAATATAAAAAATATGATTAA
- a CDS encoding Sua5/YciO/YrdC/YwlC family protein, with amino-acid sequence MDIKIFINALKMGKIIAYPTESVFSLGCDPDNKKAVYKLLKIKKRSIKKGLILIASNYNQLLKYINEKKILKSQKKKILSTWPGIITWVMPIKINTPYWLIGNFNSIAVRVTNHYLTSKLCNYFGKPIISTSANISGKKPCLTHQDVLHHFYDVKEHILILNGKTGGYLKPSEIRDSFTNLVIRKG; translated from the coding sequence ATGGATATAAAAATTTTTATTAATGCATTAAAAATGGGTAAAATTATAGCTTATCCAACTGAATCTGTTTTTAGTTTAGGATGTGATCCAGATAATAAAAAAGCAGTATATAAATTATTAAAAATAAAAAAACGTAGTATAAAAAAAGGATTAATTTTAATAGCATCTAATTATAATCAATTATTAAAATATATAAATGAAAAAAAAATTCTTAAAAGCCAAAAAAAAAAAATTTTATCTACTTGGCCTGGTATTATTACATGGGTTATGCCTATTAAAATAAATACTCCTTATTGGTTAATTGGAAATTTTAATTCTATAGCGGTTCGTGTAACTAATCACTATTTAACTAGTAAATTATGTAATTATTTTGGCAAACCTATTATTTCTACCAGTGCAAATATTTCAGGTAAAAAACCATGTTTAACACATCAAGATGTATTACATCATTTTTATGATGTTAAAGAACATATTTTAATTCTAAATGGAAAAACTGGAGGTTATTTAAAACCATCTGAAATCAGAGATAGTTTTACTAATTTAGTTATACGTAAAGGATAA
- the def gene encoding peptide deformylase, with product MSILKLLYFPNKKLRNIAKSIKNINKDIKLLGSSMLKTMYTYNGIGLAATQIGINKRIIVIDITEKKNNPIILINPKIIKFNKLKINSKEGCLSIPIKQKYFVPRFNKIKIQAKNLMNEIIEIEANNLLSFCIQHEIDHLNGILFIDYLSNLKYQRIYDKINKINHKIMFLKKQNYIK from the coding sequence ATGTCTATACTTAAATTACTATATTTTCCTAATAAAAAATTGAGAAATATAGCTAAATCAATTAAAAATATTAATAAGGATATTAAATTACTAGGAAGTAGTATGCTTAAAACTATGTATACTTACAATGGTATTGGTTTAGCAGCTACACAAATAGGAATAAATAAAAGAATTATAGTTATTGATATAACTGAAAAAAAAAATAATCCTATTATTCTTATTAATCCTAAAATAATAAAATTTAATAAATTAAAAATTAATAGTAAAGAAGGTTGTTTATCTATACCTATAAAACAAAAATATTTTGTTCCAAGGTTTAATAAAATAAAAATTCAAGCTAAAAATTTAATGAATGAAATCATTGAAATAGAAGCAAATAATTTATTATCTTTTTGCATACAACATGAAATTGATCATTTAAATGGAATTTTATTCATCGATTATTTATCAAATTTAAAATATCAAAGAATTTATGATAAAATAAATAAAATTAATCATAAAATAATGTTTTTAAAAAAACAGAATTACATAAAATGA
- the fmt gene encoding methionyl-tRNA formyltransferase, with protein sequence MKKKIKIIFIGTSKFAAYHLKGLINNIYTISCVITKPDTYANRGYKLTFNSVKKLAVKYKINILQPESLNSLKLIKNLINYNCDIIIVVDYGLLIPSKILNIPKLFCMNIHASLLPRWRGAAPIQRALLANDLKTGISIIKMNNFLDEGDIIYQIEYSILLYDTYGSLYKKLAILGLQGLLFILKKISKGEQIKFKSQNINMIKPTYAKKISKMECKLDWNLSAKKLECMIRAFNPRPGTFFMIKKQRFKVWQAEVINSFNSNYVDKVPGTILLINRYGIQINTINGILNIQIIQPSGKKQMNIQNFLNFKHYKNLFTKNTVII encoded by the coding sequence ATGAAAAAAAAAATAAAAATTATCTTTATAGGTACTTCAAAATTTGCCGCTTATCATTTAAAAGGATTAATAAATAATATCTACACAATATCTTGTGTTATTACTAAGCCAGATACTTATGCTAATAGAGGATATAAATTAACTTTTAATTCTGTAAAAAAATTAGCAGTAAAATATAAAATTAATATATTACAACCAGAATCTTTAAATTCTTTAAAATTAATTAAAAATCTTATTAATTATAATTGTGATATTATTATAGTTGTAGATTATGGTTTATTAATACCTAGTAAAATATTAAATATACCTAAGTTATTTTGTATGAATATACATGCTTCATTATTACCTAGATGGAGAGGAGCTGCCCCAATACAAAGAGCATTATTAGCAAATGATTTAAAAACAGGTATTAGTATAATAAAAATGAATAATTTTTTAGATGAAGGCGATATTATTTATCAAATAGAATATAGTATTCTACTTTATGATACATATGGTTCATTATATAAAAAATTAGCTATATTAGGATTACAAGGATTATTGTTTATTTTAAAAAAAATTTCCAAAGGAGAACAAATAAAATTTAAATCTCAAAATATAAATATGATAAAACCTACATATGCAAAAAAAATATCTAAAATGGAATGTAAATTAGATTGGAATTTATCTGCTAAAAAACTTGAATGTATGATTCGTGCCTTTAATCCTAGACCAGGTACTTTTTTTATGATAAAAAAACAAAGGTTTAAAGTATGGCAAGCAGAAGTTATTAATAGCTTTAACAGTAATTATGTAGATAAAGTACCTGGTACAATATTATTAATTAATAGATATGGTATACAAATAAATACTATAAATGGAATTTTAAATATTCAAATTATTCAACCTAGTGGTAAAAAACAAATGAATATTCAAAATTTTTTAAATTTTAAACATTATAAAAATCTTTTTACAAAAAATACTGTTATTATTTAA
- the rplQ gene encoding 50S ribosomal protein L17 has protein sequence MRHRKTGRYFNKNSSHRSAMLFNMVNSLINNEIIKTTLMKAKELRKIIEPIITIAKKNTISNKRLIRSKINNKINMIKLFNVIAPKFQNRLGGYTRIIKCGFRNGDKAPMAYIELIGRKIMLKNKNLK, from the coding sequence ATGCGTCATCGTAAAACAGGTCGTTATTTTAATAAAAATAGTTCACATCGTAGTGCAATGTTGTTTAATATGGTTAATTCATTAATTAATAATGAAATTATTAAAACTACTCTAATGAAAGCAAAAGAACTTAGAAAAATTATAGAACCAATAATTACAATTGCTAAAAAAAATACTATTTCTAATAAAAGATTAATAAGATCTAAAATAAATAATAAAATCAATATGATTAAACTTTTTAATGTTATTGCTCCTAAATTTCAAAATAGATTAGGAGGATATACACGTATAATAAAATGTGGTTTTCGTAATGGAGATAAAGCACCTATGGCATATATAGAATTAATAGGAAGAAAAATAATGCTAAAAAATAAAAATCTTAAATAA
- a CDS encoding DNA-directed RNA polymerase subunit alpha, translating to MDQNSVTEFLKPKLVDIEHIGNNSIKVTLEPLERGFGHTLGNALRRILLSSIPGYAVTEVEIEGILHEYSIKEGIKEDIIEILLNLKKLAIKIENNKKEVVLILKKTGIGIVRASDISYGNDIKIVNKNHIICHITNINTSINMKIKIELGRGYVAAHTKINNNFQKDHKIGRLLLDASYSPIKKIIYNVESARVEQRTDLDKLIIEMETNGTIDPEQAIRKAATILAEQLESFVNLKDIKQKKEIKEEKPDFDPILLHSVDDLELTVRSANCLKTESIHLIGDLVQRTEVELLKTPNLGKKSLTEIKDILASRGLSLGMRLDNWPPILKNNNQK from the coding sequence ATGGATCAAAATTCTGTAACAGAATTTTTAAAACCTAAATTAGTTGATATAGAACATATTGGTAATAATTCTATAAAAGTTACTTTAGAACCTTTAGAACGTGGTTTTGGTCATACTTTAGGAAACGCATTAAGACGTATTTTATTATCTTCAATTCCTGGTTATGCAGTAACAGAGGTAGAAATAGAAGGAATATTACATGAATATAGTATTAAAGAAGGGATTAAAGAAGATATAATTGAAATACTTTTAAATTTAAAAAAATTAGCTATAAAAATAGAAAATAATAAAAAGGAAGTTGTTTTAATTTTAAAAAAAACAGGAATTGGAATTGTAAGAGCTTCTGATATTTCTTATGGAAATGATATAAAAATTGTAAATAAAAATCATATTATTTGTCATATTACTAATATAAATACATCAATTAATATGAAAATAAAAATAGAATTAGGACGAGGATATGTAGCAGCACATACAAAAATTAATAATAATTTTCAAAAAGATCATAAAATAGGAAGATTATTATTAGATGCATCTTATAGCCCTATTAAAAAAATAATATATAATGTAGAATCAGCTAGAGTAGAACAAAGAACAGATTTAGATAAATTAATAATAGAAATGGAAACAAATGGAACAATTGATCCAGAACAAGCTATTAGAAAAGCAGCAACTATTTTAGCTGAACAATTAGAATCATTTGTAAATTTAAAAGATATTAAACAAAAAAAAGAAATAAAAGAAGAAAAACCAGATTTTGATCCTATCTTATTACATTCTGTAGATGATTTAGAATTAACTGTTCGTTCGGCAAATTGTTTAAAAACTGAATCAATTCATTTGATTGGCGATTTAGTACAAAGAACTGAAGTAGAATTATTAAAAACTCCAAATTTAGGGAAAAAATCTCTAACAGAAATAAAAGATATTTTAGCGTCTAGAGGATTATCATTAGGAATGAGACTAGATAATTGGCCTCCAATTTTAAAAAATAATAATCAAAAATAA
- the rpsD gene encoding 30S ribosomal protein S4: MARYLGPKLKLSRREGTDLFLKSNVRAIDTKCKLEQIPGQHGIKKSRLSEYGIQLREKQKIRRLYGILEKQFHNYYKKALHIKGNTGFNLLCLLEKRLDNIVYRMGFAVTRAESRQLISHKSIQINNQIVNIASYQVSLNDKISVCKKSQKQLRINASIDLYSQREKPNWLEVNNKKMEGIFKRLPERSDLPADINEHLIIELYSK, from the coding sequence ATGGCAAGATATTTAGGACCAAAATTAAAATTATCTCGGAGAGAAGGTACTGATTTATTTTTAAAATCTAATGTACGTGCTATTGACACCAAATGTAAATTAGAACAAATTCCAGGGCAACATGGGATAAAAAAATCTAGATTATCTGAATATGGTATCCAATTAAGAGAGAAGCAAAAAATACGTAGATTATATGGTATATTAGAAAAACAATTTCATAATTATTATAAAAAAGCTTTACATATAAAAGGAAATACTGGATTTAATTTATTATGTTTGTTAGAAAAAAGATTGGATAATATTGTTTATAGAATGGGTTTCGCTGTTACAAGAGCAGAATCTAGACAATTAATTTCTCATAAATCTATACAAATTAATAATCAGATTGTTAATATAGCTTCCTATCAAGTATCTTTAAATGATAAAATTTCTGTATGTAAAAAATCTCAAAAACAACTAAGGATTAATGCTTCAATTGATTTATACTCTCAAAGAGAGAAACCTAACTGGTTAGAAGTGAATAATAAAAAAATGGAAGGAATTTTTAAAAGACTTCCTGAACGTTCTGATTTGCCTGCAGATATTAATGAACACTTAATTATTGAATTATATTCAAAATAA
- the rpsK gene encoding 30S ribosomal protein S11, whose protein sequence is MKKKSLNFKKKIKKQIVDGIAHIHASFNNTIVTITDRQGNSLGCATAGGSGFRGSRKSTPFAAQVAAEKCAEIVRHYGIKNLEIMVKGPGPGRESTIRALNNAGFKITNITDITPIPHNGCRPPKKRRV, encoded by the coding sequence ATGAAAAAAAAATCTTTGAATTTTAAAAAAAAAATCAAAAAACAAATTGTAGACGGTATTGCACATATACATGCTTCTTTTAACAATACAATTGTTACAATTACAGATAGACAAGGTAATTCTTTAGGATGTGCAACAGCCGGAGGTTCTGGTTTTAGAGGATCAAGAAAATCAACTCCATTTGCGGCACAAGTAGCTGCAGAAAAATGTGCTGAAATTGTTAGACATTATGGTATTAAAAACTTAGAAATTATGGTAAAAGGCCCAGGTCCTGGTAGGGAATCTACTATTAGAGCATTAAATAATGCTGGTTTTAAAATTACTAATATTACAGATATTACTCCTATTCCTCATAATGGATGTAGACCTCCAAAAAAAAGAAGAGTATAA
- the rpsM gene encoding 30S ribosomal protein S13, whose amino-acid sequence MVRIAGVNIPDNKRTIIALQYIYGIGNSHAIRICKIANISQNIKINQLTKEKIDLLRNFILKFKVEGDLRRNINLNIKRLIDLNCYRGLRHKKGLPVRGQRTKTNAHTRKKLYKYSKK is encoded by the coding sequence ATGGTTCGTATAGCTGGTGTAAATATTCCTGATAATAAACGGACAATAATAGCATTACAATATATTTATGGTATAGGTAATTCACATGCAATTCGTATATGTAAAATTGCTAATATTTCTCAAAATATTAAAATTAATCAACTTACTAAAGAAAAAATAGATTTATTAAGAAATTTTATATTAAAATTTAAAGTAGAAGGTGATTTAAGAAGAAATATTAATTTAAATATTAAAAGATTAATTGACCTTAATTGTTATAGAGGTTTACGTCATAAAAAAGGATTACCAGTTAGAGGACAACGCACTAAAACTAACGCACATACTAGAAAAAAATTATATAAATATTCCAAAAAATAA
- the rpmJ gene encoding 50S ribosomal protein L36: MKVRTSIKKMCRNCKIIRRNRILYVFCKTDPKHKQRQG, from the coding sequence ATGAAAGTTCGAACTTCGATAAAAAAAATGTGTCGTAATTGTAAAATTATTCGTAGAAATAGAATTTTATATGTTTTTTGCAAAACAGATCCCAAACATAAACAACGTCAAGGATAA
- the secY gene encoding preprotein translocase subunit SecY: MIKSFKKLNFQSTKKGFIELKERFIFLVTSIIIFRIGSFIPIPGINISILHSLIVKQHGTIIDMFNMFSGGALSRASIFALGVMPYISSSIIMQLLTVVHPYFITLKKEGEEGKKKINKYTKYTTLVLAFIQAIGITTALPKLPGMNNLVINPNIYFFIISNLSLITGTIFLMWLGRQITKRGIGNGVSIIIVIGIITTLPLNIGQIIEQIKQGNLKFFMVFVLLFLVFLIILFIVFIEKGQRKINVQYARRYFGKQMYNIQQSTHLPLKINMAGVIPAIFSSSIILFISTIFSWFSNITNYSLLKKIAIFLQPRQPLYICLYILAIIFFCFFYTILVFNPQETADNLKKSGAYISGIRPGEQTAKYIKKIIMRLTFTGSLYITFICLVPEFLKNIINVPFYLSGTSLLIVIVVIIDFITQIQTLIMSTQYESILKKINLKG, encoded by the coding sequence ATGATTAAATCATTTAAAAAATTAAATTTTCAAAGTACTAAAAAAGGTTTTATTGAATTAAAAGAAAGATTTATATTTTTAGTAACATCTATAATTATTTTTCGCATAGGTTCATTCATACCAATTCCAGGTATTAATATTAGTATTTTACATTCTTTAATTGTTAAACAACATGGTACTATTATTGATATGTTTAATATGTTTTCTGGAGGTGCTCTTAGTAGAGCTTCTATTTTTGCTTTAGGAGTTATGCCTTATATATCATCATCTATTATTATGCAACTTTTAACAGTAGTTCATCCATATTTTATAACTTTAAAAAAAGAAGGAGAAGAAGGGAAAAAAAAAATTAATAAATATACGAAATATACTACATTAGTTTTAGCGTTTATTCAAGCTATAGGTATAACAACTGCATTACCTAAATTACCTGGTATGAATAATTTAGTTATTAATCCTAATATTTATTTTTTTATAATTTCTAATTTGAGTTTAATTACAGGTACTATATTTTTAATGTGGTTAGGAAGACAAATAACAAAAAGAGGAATTGGAAATGGAGTTTCTATTATTATAGTAATTGGTATAATAACTACATTACCTTTAAATATAGGACAAATTATAGAACAAATAAAACAAGGAAATTTAAAATTTTTTATGGTTTTTGTTTTATTATTTTTAGTATTTTTAATAATTTTATTTATTGTTTTTATTGAAAAAGGACAAAGAAAAATTAATGTGCAATATGCTAGAAGATATTTTGGAAAACAAATGTATAATATACAACAAAGTACTCATTTACCATTAAAAATTAATATGGCTGGAGTAATCCCCGCAATATTTTCTTCTAGTATTATTTTATTTATTTCTACTATATTTTCATGGTTTAGTAATATTACTAATTATAGTTTACTTAAAAAAATTGCTATATTTCTACAACCTAGACAACCACTATATATTTGTTTATATATTTTAGCAATTATATTTTTTTGTTTTTTTTATACTATTTTAGTATTTAATCCTCAAGAAACTGCTGATAATTTAAAAAAATCTGGTGCATATATTTCCGGTATTAGACCAGGTGAACAAACAGCTAAATATATAAAAAAAATTATTATGAGATTAACATTTACTGGTAGTTTATATATTACTTTTATTTGCCTTGTACCAGAATTTTTAAAAAATATAATTAATGTTCCATTTTATTTAAGTGGTACATCATTACTTATAGTAATAGTTGTAATTATTGATTTTATTACACAAATCCAAACATTAATTATGTCTACTCAATATGAGTCTATACTTAAAAAAATTAATTTAAAAGGATAA
- the rplO gene encoding 50S ribosomal protein L15, translating to MNLNNLSSKIRNNKKRLGRGIGSGKGKTSGRGHKGQKARSGFNINKIFEGGQSPLHRRLPKFGFKSKKNIFLKEIRLGDLEKIHGNYIDLNILKSTKIISKKIKYVKIINKGNIKSPKKIIKLNCTKSVKIIIKKLGGIIEE from the coding sequence ATGAATTTAAATAATTTATCTTCTAAAATTAGAAATAATAAAAAGAGATTAGGAAGAGGAATTGGGTCAGGAAAAGGAAAAACAAGCGGTAGAGGTCATAAAGGACAAAAAGCTAGATCTGGTTTTAATATTAATAAAATATTTGAAGGAGGACAAAGTCCCTTACATAGGAGATTACCAAAATTTGGATTTAAATCAAAAAAAAATATTTTTTTAAAAGAAATTAGATTAGGAGATTTAGAAAAAATTCATGGTAATTATATTGATTTAAATATTTTAAAATCTACGAAAATAATTAGTAAAAAAATTAAATATGTAAAAATTATTAATAAAGGAAATATTAAATCTCCAAAAAAAATTATCAAATTAAATTGTACAAAAAGTGTTAAAATAATTATAAAAAAATTAGGTGGTATAATTGAGGAATAG
- the rpmD gene encoding 50S ribosomal protein L30, which yields MLKNIKITQIKSSIGRLPKHKAILISLGLKHIGHTVVKKNTPSILGMIKKISYMLKVLY from the coding sequence GTGTTAAAAAATATTAAAATTACACAAATTAAAAGTTCTATAGGGAGATTACCTAAACATAAAGCAATTTTAATTAGTTTAGGGTTAAAACATATTGGACATACTGTTGTAAAAAAAAATACACCTAGTATTTTAGGAATGATTAAAAAAATATCTTATATGCTAAAGGTTTTATATTAA
- the rpsE gene encoding 30S ribosomal protein S5, giving the protein MNIYENKNQNYDLKEKLISVNRVSKTVKGGRIFSFTALTVVGNGNGRIGFGYGKAKEVPNAIQKAMEKARKKMINIILNNNTIQYPIKGYHTGSFVFMQPAHEGTGIIAGGAMRAVLEVVGIYNILAKAYGSTNPINIVKATIKGLSNIQSLKMIAAKRNKTIEEIKRNMNSVKKY; this is encoded by the coding sequence ATGAATATTTATGAAAATAAAAATCAAAATTATGATCTAAAGGAAAAATTAATTTCTGTTAACAGAGTATCTAAAACCGTTAAAGGTGGTCGAATTTTCTCTTTTACAGCTTTAACTGTAGTAGGTAATGGAAATGGAAGAATTGGTTTTGGATATGGAAAAGCAAAAGAAGTTCCTAATGCAATACAAAAAGCAATGGAAAAAGCTAGAAAAAAAATGATTAATATTATTCTTAATAATAATACAATCCAATATCCTATTAAAGGATATCACACCGGATCTTTTGTATTTATGCAACCGGCTCATGAAGGTACAGGTATTATTGCAGGTGGAGCAATGAGAGCTGTATTAGAAGTAGTAGGAATATATAACATTTTAGCTAAGGCTTATGGTTCTACTAATCCTATTAATATAGTAAAAGCAACTATTAAAGGTTTATCTAATATACAATCATTAAAGATGATTGCTGCTAAAAGAAATAAAACTATAGAAGAAATAAAAAGGAATATGAATAGTGTTAAAAAATATTAA
- the rplR gene encoding 50S ribosomal protein L18, whose translation MNLKKIARIRRATKLRKNLKKLKMIRLSIHRTSRHIYAQIISLNNKVLVTASTLEKKIREKLTYTGNIKSAIFIGETIAIRAIKHGILNISFDRSGFKYHGRIKALANAARQTGLKF comes from the coding sequence ATGAATTTAAAAAAAATTGCTCGTATACGTAGAGCTACTAAATTACGTAAAAATTTAAAAAAGTTAAAAATGATACGTTTATCCATACATCGAACTTCTCGTCATATATATGCACAAATAATTTCTTTAAATAATAAAGTTTTAGTTACTGCTTCAACTTTAGAAAAAAAAATTAGAGAGAAATTAACATATACTGGAAATATAAAATCTGCTATTTTTATAGGGGAAACAATAGCTATCAGAGCTATAAAACATGGTATTTTAAATATATCATTTGATCGTTCGGGATTTAAATATCATGGACGTATTAAAGCATTAGCAAATGCAGCACGTCAAACAGGTTTAAAATTTTAA
- the rplF gene encoding 50S ribosomal protein L6, protein MSRIAKKFIIIPSNIKININGQNINVKGNNGILENTFNKKIKIIFNKDKLLFKPKKNCKKSWAQAGTASSIMNSMIIGVTIGFSKKLILFGVGYKFSIKNNILNLILGFSHTINFSFPKGIFGKCLNQNEIILTGANKQLLGQVAAKIRSYRPPEPYKGKGIRYTNEIIKIKETKKK, encoded by the coding sequence ATGTCTAGAATAGCTAAAAAATTTATTATTATTCCTAGTAATATTAAAATTAATATTAATGGACAAAACATAAATGTTAAAGGGAATAATGGGATATTAGAAAATACTTTTAATAAAAAAATTAAAATAATCTTTAATAAAGATAAATTATTATTTAAACCTAAAAAAAATTGTAAAAAAAGTTGGGCACAAGCTGGAACAGCTAGTTCTATTATGAACTCAATGATTATTGGAGTAACAATAGGATTTTCAAAAAAATTGATATTATTTGGTGTAGGTTATAAATTTTCAATTAAAAATAATATACTTAATTTAATTTTAGGTTTTTCACATACTATAAATTTTAGTTTTCCCAAAGGTATTTTTGGAAAATGTTTAAATCAAAATGAAATAATTTTAACAGGAGCTAATAAGCAACTTTTAGGGCAAGTAGCTGCGAAAATAAGATCTTATCGTCCTCCTGAACCATATAAAGGTAAAGGTATTCGTTATACTAATGAAATAATTAAAATTAAAGAAACAAAAAAAAAATAA
- the rpsH gene encoding 30S ribosomal protein S8, whose protein sequence is MSIQNPIADMLTRIRNGQLSHKSKIFMQYSKLKKSIAQILKDEGYIKNFNFIKEKNFLLEITLKYFKGKGVIEKIHCVSRPGLRIYKKKKFLPKIMAGLGIAIISTSKGIITDHTARYYGIGGEIICYVS, encoded by the coding sequence ATGAGTATACAAAATCCCATTGCAGATATGTTAACACGTATACGTAACGGACAATTATCACATAAATCTAAAATTTTTATGCAATATTCAAAATTAAAGAAGTCTATTGCTCAAATTTTAAAAGATGAAGGATATATTAAAAATTTTAATTTTATTAAAGAAAAAAATTTTTTATTAGAAATTACTTTAAAATATTTTAAAGGAAAAGGAGTTATAGAAAAAATACATTGTGTTAGTCGTCCTGGATTAAGAATTTATAAAAAAAAAAAGTTTTTACCTAAAATTATGGCCGGTTTAGGTATCGCTATTATTTCAACATCTAAAGGAATAATAACAGATCATACTGCACGTTATTATGGAATAGGTGGAGAAATTATATGTTATGTATCTTAA